One part of the Nitrospira sp. genome encodes these proteins:
- a CDS encoding NnrS family protein — translation MSNGIERRPLPREIAFFSYGFRPFFLGGALFAGVAIPAWISILVSTGNAALLSTARDWHVHEMLFGFLPAVIAGFLLTAVPNWTDRPAVKGRELMLLFGVWGIGRVAMALPTGLPLLTALLDGAFLVCLAGVVWRELAAGKSWNQAPVGVVISCYACANLWFHLSAWSDADTDRPFRMALALMMVLLTLIGGRLVPNFTREFLGGEGRAERPARFSHFDTVAIGLVTMAAVSWTVSPHAQPTGWILLAAGVMQVARLLRWYGWLTWREPLVFVLHWGYGWVAAALLLLGCAIVGIGLSKEDAVHALTTGAIGVMTLGVMTRASLGHTGRPRHAGPATICMYSLVTVGALVRVFGLSTGLPPTLVFGVAAAAWSGAYFLFALVYGPYLLRPSLDE, via the coding sequence ATGAGCAATGGCATCGAACGGCGTCCGCTTCCGCGAGAAATAGCGTTTTTCTCTTATGGGTTCCGGCCGTTTTTTCTGGGCGGCGCGTTGTTTGCCGGTGTGGCGATTCCCGCCTGGATCAGCATTCTCGTCAGCACGGGCAATGCAGCGCTGCTCTCGACGGCCCGGGACTGGCACGTGCACGAGATGCTCTTTGGTTTTCTCCCGGCGGTGATCGCCGGCTTCCTCCTCACAGCTGTGCCGAACTGGACCGACCGGCCTGCCGTCAAGGGCCGGGAGTTGATGCTGCTATTTGGGGTGTGGGGAATCGGACGTGTGGCCATGGCTCTTCCGACCGGCTTGCCGCTGCTCACAGCGTTGCTCGACGGGGCGTTTCTCGTGTGTCTCGCCGGGGTGGTGTGGCGGGAACTGGCTGCCGGGAAGAGTTGGAATCAGGCTCCGGTCGGTGTCGTGATCAGTTGCTATGCCTGCGCGAATCTTTGGTTCCATCTGTCGGCGTGGAGTGATGCGGATACGGATCGTCCGTTTCGTATGGCGCTCGCGCTGATGATGGTACTTCTCACGCTGATCGGCGGACGACTGGTGCCCAATTTTACAAGAGAGTTTCTCGGCGGGGAGGGGCGAGCCGAACGGCCCGCGCGATTCTCGCATTTCGATACGGTTGCGATTGGACTGGTGACGATGGCGGCGGTCTCCTGGACGGTCTCTCCTCACGCACAGCCTACCGGTTGGATCCTCTTGGCCGCCGGGGTGATGCAGGTGGCTCGCTTGCTGCGTTGGTACGGATGGCTCACCTGGCGTGAACCGCTGGTGTTCGTGCTGCATTGGGGATATGGCTGGGTGGCGGCGGCGTTGCTCTTGCTCGGATGCGCGATTGTCGGAATCGGGTTATCGAAGGAGGACGCGGTCCATGCGCTGACCACCGGCGCGATCGGCGTGATGACGTTGGGGGTGATGACCCGAGCCAGCCTGGGCCACACGGGACGTCCCCGGCATGCGGGGCCAGCGACGATCTGCATGTACAGTCTGGTGACAGTCGGGGCGCTGGTGCGGGTGTTTGGCCTCAGCACCGGCCTTCCACCCACTCTCGTGTTCGGTGTGGCCGCCGCGGCGTGGAGTGGAGCCTATTTCTTGTTTGCGTTGGTCTATGGACCGTATCTGCTGCGTCCGAGCCTGGATGAGTGA
- a CDS encoding OmpA family protein, translating to MSRGIIFAVGFFALTLLALICIPRHLPVTSSASGHPTFRAHVENGQLTLSGAVASEEAKAAAVTRAQELSKGLKLRVTDNLDILEDAYPAAWETALPALLTHVALLHQHQATVSLAEQTVTVKGTVASGEAKSKLLHDLAASLGSSIHVQDQLTVASAASTAPVALPAVQVAPTVHASRAQMQAGLDEVLRGEHIAFESNSAVLTPKGRAVIDKVIPALKRSPESVIEIGGHTDSYGDPDYNLQLSRTRAESVRQYLADHGVTNRLTAVGYGASRPLSQDRTRAASKKNRRIEFRVKEER from the coding sequence ATGTCGCGCGGAATTATTTTCGCAGTCGGATTCTTCGCACTCACACTCCTGGCGCTCATCTGCATCCCGAGACACCTTCCGGTGACGTCGTCGGCGAGCGGCCACCCCACGTTCCGCGCACACGTCGAGAACGGTCAACTGACCCTCTCCGGCGCGGTGGCCAGTGAAGAAGCCAAGGCTGCGGCCGTCACCCGCGCACAAGAGTTGTCCAAAGGACTCAAGCTCCGTGTCACCGACAATCTCGACATCCTTGAAGACGCCTATCCCGCTGCCTGGGAAACCGCCTTGCCGGCCCTCTTAACACACGTCGCGCTGCTCCATCAGCATCAAGCCACGGTCTCGCTCGCTGAGCAGACGGTCACGGTCAAAGGGACGGTCGCAAGCGGAGAAGCCAAATCAAAACTTCTGCACGACCTCGCCGCCTCCCTCGGGAGTTCGATCCATGTGCAGGATCAGCTCACCGTGGCTTCAGCCGCTTCGACCGCGCCGGTGGCGCTGCCTGCCGTCCAGGTTGCGCCCACAGTCCATGCCTCCCGCGCCCAGATGCAGGCCGGACTGGATGAGGTGTTGCGTGGAGAACATATCGCCTTCGAAAGTAACAGTGCGGTCCTCACGCCTAAAGGACGAGCCGTCATCGATAAGGTGATTCCGGCCCTCAAACGATCCCCGGAGTCGGTCATCGAAATCGGCGGCCACACCGACTCCTATGGCGATCCTGATTACAACCTCCAACTCAGCCGCACGCGCGCGGAATCCGTCCGCCAATATTTGGCTGACCATGGCGTGACCAATCGACTGACCGCCGTCGGCTACGGAGCCAGCCGTCCGCTCAGCCAAGACCGGACGCGCGCCGCGTCGAAGAAGAACCGGCGGATTGAATTTCGTGTGAAAGAGGAACGGTGA
- the purH gene encoding bifunctional phosphoribosylaminoimidazolecarboxamide formyltransferase/IMP cyclohydrolase yields MARALISVSDKTGVIDMAKGLAALGAEVLSTGGTAKALRDAGVAVTDVAAYTGSPEILDGRVKTLHPKIHGGLLGRRGVPAHVTQMQQHGIGNIDVVVVNLYPFESTIAKPNCPFEEAIENIDIGGPSMLRSAAKNHEDVLVVVDPADYGRVLEALKAGSVTPALRRELAMKVFQHTARYDSLIAGYLEKQVQGSEVKFPAILSLQFERVETLRYGENPHQQGAFYRELNAKEPAVSRGKILHGKAMSYNNFLDANSALELVKEFDQTAVAIIKHNNPCGCALGATPVEAYVKARATDPVSAFGGVIAFNRQVDLAAAKEITSTFVEVVIAPGFAEDALAELKRKKDIRLLDVGPLSKATAEGYDLKKLVGGLIVQDRDLGVIKDIKALAVPTARKPTEEEYAACAFAWVVCKHVKSNAIIYGRPGEIVGIGAGQMSRVDSVKLAAMKAQSSVKGCVMASDAFFPFRDGIDAAAEAGITCVIQPGGSIRDPEVTKAVDEHGMAMILTGMRHFRH; encoded by the coding sequence ATTGCGCGGGCACTGATCAGTGTTTCTGACAAGACGGGAGTCATCGATATGGCCAAGGGATTGGCGGCCCTTGGTGCGGAAGTGTTGTCGACTGGCGGTACGGCCAAAGCTCTGCGTGACGCGGGCGTGGCGGTGACCGACGTCGCAGCGTACACCGGCTCCCCGGAGATTCTCGACGGGCGCGTGAAGACCCTGCACCCGAAAATTCACGGCGGGTTGCTCGGCCGTCGGGGCGTACCTGCTCACGTGACGCAGATGCAGCAGCATGGCATCGGCAACATCGATGTCGTCGTGGTGAATTTGTATCCGTTCGAATCGACGATCGCCAAGCCGAATTGTCCGTTTGAGGAAGCGATTGAGAATATCGATATCGGCGGGCCGTCGATGTTGCGCTCTGCCGCGAAGAACCATGAGGATGTGCTCGTGGTCGTCGATCCTGCCGACTACGGTCGCGTGTTGGAGGCATTGAAGGCCGGATCAGTCACGCCGGCCTTGCGACGTGAATTGGCCATGAAAGTGTTTCAGCACACCGCGCGCTACGACAGTTTGATCGCGGGTTACCTCGAAAAGCAGGTGCAGGGGAGCGAGGTGAAATTCCCGGCCATTCTCTCGCTGCAATTCGAGCGCGTGGAGACGCTCCGCTATGGAGAGAACCCCCACCAGCAGGGCGCCTTCTATCGCGAATTGAACGCGAAGGAGCCGGCGGTGTCGCGCGGAAAGATCCTGCATGGCAAGGCCATGTCCTACAATAATTTTCTGGATGCGAATTCCGCGCTCGAACTGGTGAAGGAGTTTGATCAGACGGCGGTGGCCATCATCAAGCACAACAATCCCTGTGGCTGTGCGTTGGGCGCAACGCCGGTTGAGGCATATGTGAAGGCGCGTGCGACGGATCCCGTCTCGGCCTTCGGCGGCGTGATTGCGTTCAATCGCCAGGTGGATCTGGCTGCGGCGAAAGAGATCACCTCGACCTTCGTGGAGGTCGTCATTGCGCCGGGGTTTGCCGAAGATGCCTTGGCCGAACTCAAACGGAAGAAGGACATCCGGTTGCTGGATGTTGGGCCTCTGAGCAAGGCTACCGCTGAAGGGTATGATCTGAAGAAATTGGTCGGAGGGCTGATCGTGCAGGATCGGGACCTCGGTGTGATCAAGGACATCAAGGCCCTGGCCGTACCGACCGCGCGCAAACCGACCGAAGAGGAATATGCGGCCTGCGCCTTCGCCTGGGTGGTGTGTAAACACGTGAAGTCGAACGCCATCATCTATGGGCGTCCCGGCGAAATCGTGGGTATCGGTGCCGGCCAGATGAGCCGCGTCGATTCGGTGAAGCTCGCGGCGATGAAGGCCCAATCGTCCGTGAAGGGCTGCGTGATGGCATCCGACGCGTTCTTTCCGTTCCGTGACGGGATCGATGCGGCGGCAGAAGCCGGCATTACCTGTGTGATTCAGCCAGGCGGATCCATCCGTGACCCCGAAGTGACGAAGGCGGTGGATGAGCATGGGATGGCGATGATTCTCACCGGTATGCGCCACTTCCGCCATTGA
- the purD gene encoding phosphoribosylamine--glycine ligase: MKILVVGSGGREHAMVWKLAQSPRKPQIFCAPGNAGIEGLATCVPIKADDIAGLKDFALQEQIDLTVVGPEAPLALGIADEFRKARLKIFGPTKAAARLESSKSFSKEIMTANRIPTAVSRSFEQMDQALAYLDAQPVPIVVKADGLAQGKGVVVATTREDAKQAVRDAMEKSVFGQAGERVLIEEFLDGEELTIMAFTDGKTVVPMIPAQDHKRVGDGDAGPNTGGMGAYAPAPIATAALREQVTRQVLQPTVDALARLGCPFQGVLYAGLMIVKGTPYVLEFNARMGDPETEVVLPLLQTDLLEVMEAVVEHRLDQLTVEWRQETAVCVVLTSPGYPGAYPTGLPIQGLPAPSNTAPIAVFHAGTKRDAEQVVTAGGRVLAVTAWAPSLLQARTEVYQAVPAISFQGRHYRTDIAHRALPRNS, encoded by the coding sequence GTGAAGATTCTAGTTGTCGGCAGTGGTGGGCGGGAACATGCCATGGTGTGGAAGCTCGCCCAGAGTCCGAGAAAGCCGCAGATCTTTTGTGCGCCGGGCAATGCCGGGATCGAAGGACTGGCGACCTGTGTGCCGATCAAGGCGGATGACATCGCCGGACTCAAGGACTTTGCGTTACAGGAGCAGATCGATCTCACGGTAGTCGGTCCGGAAGCGCCGCTCGCGCTTGGGATTGCCGATGAGTTCCGGAAGGCGCGTTTGAAAATCTTCGGTCCGACCAAAGCTGCTGCGAGGCTGGAGTCGAGCAAAAGCTTTTCGAAGGAGATCATGACCGCCAACCGGATTCCGACCGCAGTCTCGCGAAGTTTCGAGCAGATGGATCAGGCGCTGGCCTACCTGGATGCGCAGCCTGTGCCGATCGTGGTGAAGGCCGACGGGCTGGCGCAGGGCAAGGGGGTGGTCGTGGCCACCACGCGCGAGGACGCCAAGCAGGCGGTGCGCGATGCGATGGAGAAGTCCGTCTTCGGCCAGGCAGGAGAGCGGGTGCTGATCGAGGAGTTTCTCGACGGGGAAGAACTGACCATCATGGCGTTTACCGACGGGAAGACCGTCGTGCCGATGATTCCGGCACAGGATCACAAGCGGGTGGGGGACGGAGATGCCGGTCCCAACACCGGCGGAATGGGTGCCTACGCTCCGGCTCCCATTGCCACGGCTGCGCTTCGTGAACAGGTCACACGGCAGGTCCTTCAGCCCACCGTCGATGCGCTGGCGCGCCTGGGCTGTCCGTTTCAAGGTGTGCTCTATGCGGGCCTCATGATCGTCAAGGGGACGCCGTATGTCTTGGAGTTCAACGCGCGAATGGGAGATCCCGAAACCGAAGTCGTGTTGCCGCTCTTGCAGACGGACCTGCTCGAAGTCATGGAGGCGGTGGTTGAGCATCGTCTCGATCAGCTCACCGTGGAATGGCGGCAGGAGACGGCGGTGTGCGTGGTCCTGACGTCTCCAGGGTATCCGGGCGCCTATCCGACTGGATTGCCGATTCAAGGATTGCCTGCTCCGTCGAATACGGCACCGATCGCCGTGTTTCACGCCGGCACCAAGCGGGATGCTGAGCAGGTGGTCACTGCCGGAGGGCGAGTGTTGGCCGTCACGGCCTGGGCGCCGTCGCTCCTCCAAGCGAGAACAGAAGTGTATCAGGCGGTGCCGGCGATTTCGTTCCAAGGTCGGCACTATCGGACCGATATCGCGCATCGAGCGCTGCCGCGCAATTCCTGA